A window of the Ostrea edulis chromosome 1, xbOstEdul1.1, whole genome shotgun sequence genome harbors these coding sequences:
- the LOC125654344 gene encoding testis-specific serine/threonine-protein kinase 1-like isoform X1 — translation MQTRENAYIVMDYCPNGDLVDLINRHVRGDERGIGEPKSKKLFKQLCEAVHHMHSAGIVHRDLKCENILLDKDYNIQLTDFGFSQRCNESNQMLKIRCGTFSYTAPEVMTAKSYNGFQSDIWSLGVTLFSMVNGRLPYNHSQLSAMDEDMKLQRLKFRPNVSSDCIELIKKMLQFAPNHRPSIREVLEDPWLNGSKPIRRQLNRPKWETQCSLKVPEVSLNVAATSKVGTTADRKAHSISKKCAASTKPRTVIGTVLINRNAGETVTLKSPLLTQKPTTSARPQQTDRSVQRAKVTKTRQNVDSNNVVQAMMERKLQLEDVRLANGARLTQKEQIPFRIIKEVLESHQPNKHDENTTKPEESRAVPKQSITSRMGFTLQRKNPHQVSTVPKYVCTVPKPSEVYPSFQVKQQQRVHPPLLKQGAHPLSAKSIVPHPPHKDSAQHPLMKTNVPYQISKLGVPHPIAKSNVPYQPPKPCVQQTSSKPCPPATSKPAVQQQRRRLVFLKEAEKRNIVKI, via the exons ATGCAGACACGCGAAAATGCGTACATAGTGATGGATTATTGTCCGAATGGCGATTTGGTGGACTTGATCAATCGACACGTGAGAGGAGATGAAAGAGGAATTGGCGAGCCTAAATctaaaaaacttttcaaacagCTCTGCGAGGCCGTACATCACATGCACAGTGCTGGTATTGTACACag ggatttgaaatgtgaaaacaTTTTGCTTGACAAAGACTATAATATACAGCTAACCG ATTTTGGGTTTTCTCAACGTTGCAACGAAAGTAACCAGATGCTGAAAATCCGTTGTGGAACATTTTCATATACTGCTCCGGAAGTGATGACTGCCAAATCTTACAACGGTTTCCAATCTGATATTTGGAGTCT AGGAGTCACTTTGTTTTCAATGGTGAACGGTCGTCTTCCATACAACCACTCACAACTCTCGGCAATGGACGAAGACATGAAGTTGCAGAGGTTGAAATTTCGGCCAAACGTTTCATCTG ACTGCATAGAGTTAATAAAGAAGATGTTGCAATTTGCACCAAACCATCGTCCATCTATCCGAGAGGTACTGGAGGATCCTTGGTTAAATGGAAGTAAACCAATTCGAAGACAACTAAATCGTCCCAAATGGGAG ACACAGTGTTCCCTCAAAGTTCCTGAAGTCTCGCTGAACGTTGCCGCAACTAGTAAAGTGGGGACAACTGCAGATCGCAAGGCGCATTCTATCAGCAAAAAATGTGCTGCATCAACCAAGCCAAGAACTGTGATTGGGACGGTTTTAATTAATCGCAATGCGGGAGAGACAGTTACTCTTAAAAGTCCGTTAC TGACACAAAAACCTACTACATCAGCTCGCCCTCAACAAACAGACAGGAGTGTACAAAGGGCAAAGGTCACAAAGACTCGCCAAAATGTAGATTCGAATAACGTGGTACAAGCTATGATGGAAAGGAAACTTCAGTTGGAAGATGTTCGTTTAGCGAATGGTGCACGCTTGACGCAGAAAGAACAAATACCATTCAGGATCATTAAGGAA GTGTTGGAATCACACCAACCAAACAAACATGATGAGAATACAACGAAACCCGAAGAGAGTCGCGCTGTTCCTAAGCAGTCAATAACCAGCCGTATGGGTTTTACTTTACAACGTAAAAATCCACATCAAGTCTCTACAGTACCAAAATATGTTTGTACTGTTCCAAAACCATCAGAAGTATATCCATCATTTCAAGTCAAGCAACAGCAAAGAGTGCATCCCCCTTTACTAAAGCAAGGGGCACATCCTCTTTCAGCTAAATCTATAGTGCCACATCCACCACATAAAGATAGCGCACAACATCCACTAATGAAGACAAACGTGCCCTATCAAATATCTAAACTTGGTGTGCCGCATCCAATAGCGAAGTCTAATGTGCCTTATCAGCCACCCAAACCTTGTGTGCAGCAAACGTCATCTAAACCTTGTCCGCCAGCTACATCTAAGCCTGCAGTTCAACAACAGAGACGACGACTGGTTTTCCTCAAAGAagcagaaaaaagaaacatagTCAAAATTTAA
- the LOC125654936 gene encoding uncharacterized protein LOC125654936 translates to MKKQNMAAPVGTHGSTRTTPRKVYPLGNICLICGFSFVSKSVDTDGNIKINKYLDKKLRLSTDRMKVLKDVCGISDSVVYPTDTGVCQKCFRSTERVLKLEKEAATMRESFKASVQLTLQRFNVCVPSPSKRFIEKREIRSPFKENTDVKRVRPDDPLLVPIRRVMPVKLVQLQPASANVIVNKARRSLGGDFLKQVAIKVTNKKYPKISSTSAFQENWKTTPNLTPINT, encoded by the exons atgaaaaaacaaaacatggcaGCGCCAGTTGGAACACATGGGAGTACTCGGACTACCCCACGAAAAGTCTATCCTCTGGGGAACATTTGCCTTATCTGTGGGTTTTCATTTGTGAGCAAATCTGTTGACACTGATGGcaacattaaaatcaacaaataccTGGACAAAAAACTCCGACTTTCCACGGACCGAATGAAAGTTTTGAAAGATGTGTGCGGAATTTCGGATAGTGTGGTATATCCAACTGACACAGGTGTGTGTCAGAAGTGTTTCAGAAGTACCGAAAGAGTATTAAAACTGGAAAAGGAAGCAGCAACTATGAGGGAATCTTTTAAAGCATCTGTTCAACTCACACTGCAAAG GTTTAATGTTTGTGTGCCTTCCCCCTCTAAAAGATTCATAGAAAAGAGAGAAATAAGGAGCCCATTTAAAgaaaatacagatgtgaagagggTTCGACCAGATGATCCACTGTTAGTACCTATCAGAAGGGTAATGCCCGTGAAGCTGGTACAACTCCAGCCTGCCAGCGCTAATGTAATTGTGAACAAAGCACGACGCTCTCTTGGTGGGGACTTTTTGAAACAG GTTGCCATTAAGGTAACCAACAAAAAGTATCCCAAGATTTCCTCGACAAGTGCCTTCCAAGAGAATTGGAAAACCACTCCAAACTTAACTCCCATAAACACGTG A
- the LOC125654344 gene encoding testis-specific serine/threonine-protein kinase 1-like isoform X2, whose protein sequence is MQTRENAYIVMDYCPNGDLVDLINRHVRGDERGIGEPKSKKLFKQLCEAVHHMHSAGIVHRDLKCENILLDKDYNIQLTDFGFSQRCNESNQMLKIRCGTFSYTAPEVMTAKSYNGFQSDIWSLGVTLFSMVNGRLPYNHSQLSAMDEDMKLQRLKFRPNVSSDCIELIKKMLQFAPNHRPSIREVLEDPWLNGSKPIRRQLNRPKWETQCSLKVPEVSLNVAATSKVGTTADRKAHSISKKCAASTKPRTVIGTVLINRNAGETVTLKSPLPRPQQTDRSVQRAKVTKTRQNVDSNNVVQAMMERKLQLEDVRLANGARLTQKEQIPFRIIKEVLESHQPNKHDENTTKPEESRAVPKQSITSRMGFTLQRKNPHQVSTVPKYVCTVPKPSEVYPSFQVKQQQRVHPPLLKQGAHPLSAKSIVPHPPHKDSAQHPLMKTNVPYQISKLGVPHPIAKSNVPYQPPKPCVQQTSSKPCPPATSKPAVQQQRRRLVFLKEAEKRNIVKI, encoded by the exons ATGCAGACACGCGAAAATGCGTACATAGTGATGGATTATTGTCCGAATGGCGATTTGGTGGACTTGATCAATCGACACGTGAGAGGAGATGAAAGAGGAATTGGCGAGCCTAAATctaaaaaacttttcaaacagCTCTGCGAGGCCGTACATCACATGCACAGTGCTGGTATTGTACACag ggatttgaaatgtgaaaacaTTTTGCTTGACAAAGACTATAATATACAGCTAACCG ATTTTGGGTTTTCTCAACGTTGCAACGAAAGTAACCAGATGCTGAAAATCCGTTGTGGAACATTTTCATATACTGCTCCGGAAGTGATGACTGCCAAATCTTACAACGGTTTCCAATCTGATATTTGGAGTCT AGGAGTCACTTTGTTTTCAATGGTGAACGGTCGTCTTCCATACAACCACTCACAACTCTCGGCAATGGACGAAGACATGAAGTTGCAGAGGTTGAAATTTCGGCCAAACGTTTCATCTG ACTGCATAGAGTTAATAAAGAAGATGTTGCAATTTGCACCAAACCATCGTCCATCTATCCGAGAGGTACTGGAGGATCCTTGGTTAAATGGAAGTAAACCAATTCGAAGACAACTAAATCGTCCCAAATGGGAG ACACAGTGTTCCCTCAAAGTTCCTGAAGTCTCGCTGAACGTTGCCGCAACTAGTAAAGTGGGGACAACTGCAGATCGCAAGGCGCATTCTATCAGCAAAAAATGTGCTGCATCAACCAAGCCAAGAACTGTGATTGGGACGGTTTTAATTAATCGCAATGCGGGAGAGACAGTTACTCTTAAAAGTCCGTTAC CTCGCCCTCAACAAACAGACAGGAGTGTACAAAGGGCAAAGGTCACAAAGACTCGCCAAAATGTAGATTCGAATAACGTGGTACAAGCTATGATGGAAAGGAAACTTCAGTTGGAAGATGTTCGTTTAGCGAATGGTGCACGCTTGACGCAGAAAGAACAAATACCATTCAGGATCATTAAGGAA GTGTTGGAATCACACCAACCAAACAAACATGATGAGAATACAACGAAACCCGAAGAGAGTCGCGCTGTTCCTAAGCAGTCAATAACCAGCCGTATGGGTTTTACTTTACAACGTAAAAATCCACATCAAGTCTCTACAGTACCAAAATATGTTTGTACTGTTCCAAAACCATCAGAAGTATATCCATCATTTCAAGTCAAGCAACAGCAAAGAGTGCATCCCCCTTTACTAAAGCAAGGGGCACATCCTCTTTCAGCTAAATCTATAGTGCCACATCCACCACATAAAGATAGCGCACAACATCCACTAATGAAGACAAACGTGCCCTATCAAATATCTAAACTTGGTGTGCCGCATCCAATAGCGAAGTCTAATGTGCCTTATCAGCCACCCAAACCTTGTGTGCAGCAAACGTCATCTAAACCTTGTCCGCCAGCTACATCTAAGCCTGCAGTTCAACAACAGAGACGACGACTGGTTTTCCTCAAAGAagcagaaaaaagaaacatagTCAAAATTTAA